A single window of Gossypium hirsutum isolate 1008001.06 chromosome A10, Gossypium_hirsutum_v2.1, whole genome shotgun sequence DNA harbors:
- the LOC121207630 gene encoding uncharacterized protein isoform X1: MGSLGFRPPQFSEELAWLPACLQRITDSSEQPRSPSHQQFKDFSCIQGEDSELLLSKEDIRCNSFCLILSGEDNSPISSFPSSKDVLHFRLNLSSDGDSQYYQSQLFSAACTQHGSKNVLQLPQIEIPAGEKNDSVQSEHGACGVNALPMISIPRDVENVGEKTALIQNEDSACGVNALPIISIPRDVENVGEKTALIQNEDSACGVNALPIISTQRDVENVGEKTALIQNEESACGVNALPITSNPRDVENVGEKTTLIQTKDSSCAVNALPMISISRYVENFGGQSSNHANDGSEHSIEKVTVRNLKNTDIKDAVELSIAASEALVIHELVKSDSGAEALPTAAVLEAALQVKQARLESSEDAFDCPTETSDEMDFLSDLDDLTMADAFEDVGLSFSCFSNQHAYGSDVSLVKDTPVSEDCFRSGNRTENAEHFSPQNKPSDYPTSCSKNSDPILHEMVEEISHVSATSERVVFSKVDASLQSQADLHCSDLCDLKNAAGESNASPFVTDGFRSRWLGGWTGKKEADPEQLKPKTKNITKCFAAETSFFSESADVAPDENSLVRKCANERSNIASDQSIHFEGLPEGIMVSEDVRSSYPSLVDPLCSIVPCSISSENAGTALGQNGNSGEGSARNCPFSSVGPQNENMHIESIFETRQDLPEFDGEYSASKVRRQLTSLKIYSKVLPENDSILGSPRPCVNQLTSLHLRDKNSGIRFCDKRNSEMSLAQSSKPECTIGRDAEENIAVNNPDGEGMNDKNYEHPKDRAHLQEQPSMGKSSVLILPQRMRQRLQAAKLLDRGSKTNAEQIVAEDVSVFHNAGSNIQGMQSECNNDMKVPARKRVHFSEIEVDFLKNKELTTRQSSHKKSSASRPGKRCKPDAQIEDGKRGSTMHFRHQKGFLFQDIKFLLTGFSRAKEKEFEGLIWKYGGIVLVDVPSPSNRGKRCSRHKFQQLPIILCPKKLQTTKFLYACAVNSLILKDKWLTDSVTAGSVLSPEKYIVLSNQSETTLTRIGKPVRHDNSGYIFDGVGVMLHGKPHFCTKFAKVIQHGGGRVFKTLLCLIQNLDAEKISMAVIVCEGENRASRQLRQCASERTIPMMPSSWIIRSLYSGKLLPFTEKKHTTLHAVTASRCMISDNWSQEI, translated from the exons ATGGGAAGCTTAGGGTTTCGTCCTCCTCAATTTTCCGAG GAATTGGCTTGGCTTCCAGCTTGTCTTCAACGAATCACAGATTCCTCAGAGCAGCCCAGAAGCCCTTCTCACCAACAATTTAAG GACTTTTCATGTATACAAGGAGAAGATTCAGAATTGCTGCTGTCAAAGGAAGATATTCGATGTAATAGTTTTTGTTTAATCTTATCAGGAGAAGACAATTCGCCAATTAgttcttttccttcttccaaggAT GTGCTTCATTTCCGTCTAAATCTGTCATCAGATGGTGATTCACAGTACTACCAAAGTCAACTTTTTAGTGCAGCTTGCACTCAGCATGGCTCTAAAAATGTTTTGCAATTACCACAAATTGAAATACCAGCTGGAGAAAAGAATGACTCGGTACAAAGTGAACATGGTGCTTGTGGGGTAAATGCTTTGCCTATGATTTCCATCCCAAGAGATGTGGAGAATGTTGGAGAAAAGACTGCGCTGATACAAAATGAAGATAGTGCTTGTGGGGTAAATGCTTTGCCTATAATTTCCATCCCAAGAGATGTGGAGAATGTTGGAGAAAAGACTGCCCTGATACAAAATGAAGATAGCGCTTGTGGGGTCAATGCTTTGCCTATAATTTCCACCCAAAGAGATGTGGAGAATGTTGGAGAAAAGACTGCCCTGATACAAAATGAAGAGAGTGCTTGTGGGGTAAATGCTTTGCCTATAACTTCCAACCCGAGAGATGTGGAGAATGTTGGAGAAAAGACTACCTTGATACAAACTAAAGATAGTTCTTGTGCAGTAAATGCCTTGCCTATGATTTCCATCTCAAGATATGTAGAGAATTTTGGTGGACAATCATCAAATCACGCTAATGATGGCAGTGAGCATTCCATAGAAAAAGTCACTGTCAGAAACCTCAAAAATACTGATATTAAAGATGCAGTTGAACTCTCTATTGCCGCATCAGAAGCTTTAGTAATACATGAATTAGTGAAGAGTGACTCAGGTGCAGAAGCTTTGCCTACAGCAGCAGTACTTGAAGCTGCCCTTCAGGTTAAGCAAGCACGTCTGGAGAGCTCAGAAGACGCATTTGATTGCCCAACTGAGACAAGTGATGAGATGGACTTTCTTTCAGACTTGGATGATTTAACCATGGCCGATGCATTTGAAGATGTTGGATTATCTTTTAGCTGCTTTAGTAATCAGCATGCTTATGGTTCAGATGTATCTTTAGTCAAAGACACTCCTGTATCTGAAGATTGTTTCAGGAGTGGGAATAGAACTGAAAATGCAGAACACTTTTCTCCTCAAAATAAACCTTCTGATTATCCAACTTCTTGCTCAAAAAACTCTGATCCAATTTTGCATGAGATGGTCGAGGAGATTTCACATGTTTCAGCAACTTCAGAG AGAGTTGTCTTTTCAAAAGTGGATGCTTCTCTTCAATCTCAGGCTGATTTGCATTGTTCTGATTTATGTGATCTGAAGAATGCTG CAGGGGAAAGTAATGCAAGTCCATTTGTCACCGATGGATTCAGAAGTCGTTGGTTAGGTGGTTGGACAGGGAAG AAGGAAGCTGATCCTGAACAGCTgaaaccaaaaaccaaaaatatCACTAAGTGTTTTGCTGCTGAGACTAGTTTCTTCTCTGAATCTGCTGATGTTGCACCTGATGAAAACTCATTAGTGAGGAAGTGTGCAAACGAGAGATCTAACATAGCTTCGGATCAAAGCATACACTTTGAGGGTTTACCTGAGGGCATTATGGTTTCTGAAGATGTGAGATCCTCTTATCCATCCTTGGTGGATCCTCTTTGTTCCATTGTTCCTTGCAGTATTTCTTCAGAAAATGCTGGTACTGCATTAGGTCAGAATGGAAATTCTGGAGAAGGTAGTGCGAGAAATTGTCCATTCTCCTCAGTAGGACCTCAGAATGAGAATATGCATATAGAATCTATATTTGAGACCAGGCAAGATCTGCCCGAATTTGATGGTGAATATTCTGCATCAAAAGTTCGGAGGCAGTTGACCTCACTTAAAATATATAGTAAAGTTTTGCCTGAAAATGATTCTATTTTGGGAAGTCCAAGACCTTGTGTTAATCAATTGACCTCTTTACACTTGAGAGACAAAAACAGTGGAATTAGATTTTGTGataaaagaaattctgagatgtcCTTGGCTCAAAGCTCCAAACCTGAGTGTACAATTGGTCGAGATGCTGAAGAAAATATTGCTGTGAATAATCCAGATGGGGAAGGAATGAATGATAAGAACTATGAACATCCTAAAGATAGGGCTCACTTGCAAGAGCAGCCATCCATGGGAAAGAGCTCTGTTCTTATTCTACCCCAAAGGATGCGCCAACGACTTCAGGCAGCCAAACTTTTGGATCGTGGTTCAAAGACAAATGCTGAACAGATTGTTGCAGAAGATGTCTCTGTCTTTCATAACGCAGGCAGCAATATTCAAGGGATGCAATCTGAGTGCAATAATGATATGAAGGTTCCAGCAAGAAAAAGGGTTCATTTCTCAGAAATCGAAGTTGATTTTCTGAAAAACAAGGAGCTCACCACACGACAATCTTCCCACAAAAAAT ccTCTGCGTCGAGACCAGGCAAAAGGTGTAAACCAGATGCTCAAATTGAAGATGGTAAAAGGGGCTCAACAATGCACTTCAGGCATCAGAAGGGTTTTTTATTTCAGGATATAAAATTTCTGCTTACAGGATTTTCAAGAGCGAAGGAAAAGGAATTTGAAGGATTGATCTGGAAATATGGTGGTATTGTTCTGGTTGATGTTCCATCTCCTTCGAACAGGGGAAAGAGATGTTCAAGGCATAAGTTCCAGCAGCTTCCTATCATTCTATGCCCAAAGAAG CTTCAAACAACCAAATTCCTGTATGCATGTGCGGTGAATTCATTAATTCTAAAAGATAAGTGGCTTACTGATTCAGTCACAGCTGGTTCTGTGTTATCACCTGAAAA ATACATAGTTCTATCGAATCAATCAGAAACTACGCTTACAAGAATTGGGAAGCCTGTACGTCATGATAACAGTGGCTATATTTTTGATGGAGTAGGAGTTATGCTTCATGGGAAGCCACATTTCTGCACCAAATTTGCAAAAGTAATCCAG
- the LOC121207630 gene encoding uncharacterized protein isoform X2, with amino-acid sequence MGSLGFRPPQFSEELAWLPACLQRITDSSEQPRSPSHQQFKDFSCIQGEDSELLLSKEDIRCNSFCLILSGEDNSPISSFPSSKDVLHFRLNLSSDGDSQYYQSQLFSAACTQHGSKNVLQLPQIEIPAGEKNDSVQSEHGACGVNALPMISIPRDVENVGEKTALIQNEDSACGVNALPIISIPRDVENVGEKTALIQNEDSACGVNALPIISTQRDVENVGEKTALIQNEESACGVNALPITSNPRDVENVGEKTTLIQTKDSSCAVNALPMISISRYVENFGGQSSNHANDGSEHSIEKVTVRNLKNTDIKDAVELSIAASEALVIHELVKSDSGAEALPTAAVLEAALQVKQARLESSEDAFDCPTETSDEMDFLSDLDDLTMADAFEDVGLSFSCFSNQHAYGSDVSLVKDTPVSEDCFRSGNRTENAEHFSPQNKPSDYPTSCSKNSDPILHEMVEEISHVSATSERVVFSKVDASLQSQADLHCSDLCDLKNAAGESNASPFVTDGFRSRWLGGWTGKEADPEQLKPKTKNITKCFAAETSFFSESADVAPDENSLVRKCANERSNIASDQSIHFEGLPEGIMVSEDVRSSYPSLVDPLCSIVPCSISSENAGTALGQNGNSGEGSARNCPFSSVGPQNENMHIESIFETRQDLPEFDGEYSASKVRRQLTSLKIYSKVLPENDSILGSPRPCVNQLTSLHLRDKNSGIRFCDKRNSEMSLAQSSKPECTIGRDAEENIAVNNPDGEGMNDKNYEHPKDRAHLQEQPSMGKSSVLILPQRMRQRLQAAKLLDRGSKTNAEQIVAEDVSVFHNAGSNIQGMQSECNNDMKVPARKRVHFSEIEVDFLKNKELTTRQSSHKKSSASRPGKRCKPDAQIEDGKRGSTMHFRHQKGFLFQDIKFLLTGFSRAKEKEFEGLIWKYGGIVLVDVPSPSNRGKRCSRHKFQQLPIILCPKKLQTTKFLYACAVNSLILKDKWLTDSVTAGSVLSPEKYIVLSNQSETTLTRIGKPVRHDNSGYIFDGVGVMLHGKPHFCTKFAKVIQHGGGRVFKTLLCLIQNLDAEKISMAVIVCEGENRASRQLRQCASERTIPMMPSSWIIRSLYSGKLLPFTEKKHTTLHAVTASRCMISDNWSQEI; translated from the exons ATGGGAAGCTTAGGGTTTCGTCCTCCTCAATTTTCCGAG GAATTGGCTTGGCTTCCAGCTTGTCTTCAACGAATCACAGATTCCTCAGAGCAGCCCAGAAGCCCTTCTCACCAACAATTTAAG GACTTTTCATGTATACAAGGAGAAGATTCAGAATTGCTGCTGTCAAAGGAAGATATTCGATGTAATAGTTTTTGTTTAATCTTATCAGGAGAAGACAATTCGCCAATTAgttcttttccttcttccaaggAT GTGCTTCATTTCCGTCTAAATCTGTCATCAGATGGTGATTCACAGTACTACCAAAGTCAACTTTTTAGTGCAGCTTGCACTCAGCATGGCTCTAAAAATGTTTTGCAATTACCACAAATTGAAATACCAGCTGGAGAAAAGAATGACTCGGTACAAAGTGAACATGGTGCTTGTGGGGTAAATGCTTTGCCTATGATTTCCATCCCAAGAGATGTGGAGAATGTTGGAGAAAAGACTGCGCTGATACAAAATGAAGATAGTGCTTGTGGGGTAAATGCTTTGCCTATAATTTCCATCCCAAGAGATGTGGAGAATGTTGGAGAAAAGACTGCCCTGATACAAAATGAAGATAGCGCTTGTGGGGTCAATGCTTTGCCTATAATTTCCACCCAAAGAGATGTGGAGAATGTTGGAGAAAAGACTGCCCTGATACAAAATGAAGAGAGTGCTTGTGGGGTAAATGCTTTGCCTATAACTTCCAACCCGAGAGATGTGGAGAATGTTGGAGAAAAGACTACCTTGATACAAACTAAAGATAGTTCTTGTGCAGTAAATGCCTTGCCTATGATTTCCATCTCAAGATATGTAGAGAATTTTGGTGGACAATCATCAAATCACGCTAATGATGGCAGTGAGCATTCCATAGAAAAAGTCACTGTCAGAAACCTCAAAAATACTGATATTAAAGATGCAGTTGAACTCTCTATTGCCGCATCAGAAGCTTTAGTAATACATGAATTAGTGAAGAGTGACTCAGGTGCAGAAGCTTTGCCTACAGCAGCAGTACTTGAAGCTGCCCTTCAGGTTAAGCAAGCACGTCTGGAGAGCTCAGAAGACGCATTTGATTGCCCAACTGAGACAAGTGATGAGATGGACTTTCTTTCAGACTTGGATGATTTAACCATGGCCGATGCATTTGAAGATGTTGGATTATCTTTTAGCTGCTTTAGTAATCAGCATGCTTATGGTTCAGATGTATCTTTAGTCAAAGACACTCCTGTATCTGAAGATTGTTTCAGGAGTGGGAATAGAACTGAAAATGCAGAACACTTTTCTCCTCAAAATAAACCTTCTGATTATCCAACTTCTTGCTCAAAAAACTCTGATCCAATTTTGCATGAGATGGTCGAGGAGATTTCACATGTTTCAGCAACTTCAGAG AGAGTTGTCTTTTCAAAAGTGGATGCTTCTCTTCAATCTCAGGCTGATTTGCATTGTTCTGATTTATGTGATCTGAAGAATGCTG CAGGGGAAAGTAATGCAAGTCCATTTGTCACCGATGGATTCAGAAGTCGTTGGTTAGGTGGTTGGACAGGGAAG GAAGCTGATCCTGAACAGCTgaaaccaaaaaccaaaaatatCACTAAGTGTTTTGCTGCTGAGACTAGTTTCTTCTCTGAATCTGCTGATGTTGCACCTGATGAAAACTCATTAGTGAGGAAGTGTGCAAACGAGAGATCTAACATAGCTTCGGATCAAAGCATACACTTTGAGGGTTTACCTGAGGGCATTATGGTTTCTGAAGATGTGAGATCCTCTTATCCATCCTTGGTGGATCCTCTTTGTTCCATTGTTCCTTGCAGTATTTCTTCAGAAAATGCTGGTACTGCATTAGGTCAGAATGGAAATTCTGGAGAAGGTAGTGCGAGAAATTGTCCATTCTCCTCAGTAGGACCTCAGAATGAGAATATGCATATAGAATCTATATTTGAGACCAGGCAAGATCTGCCCGAATTTGATGGTGAATATTCTGCATCAAAAGTTCGGAGGCAGTTGACCTCACTTAAAATATATAGTAAAGTTTTGCCTGAAAATGATTCTATTTTGGGAAGTCCAAGACCTTGTGTTAATCAATTGACCTCTTTACACTTGAGAGACAAAAACAGTGGAATTAGATTTTGTGataaaagaaattctgagatgtcCTTGGCTCAAAGCTCCAAACCTGAGTGTACAATTGGTCGAGATGCTGAAGAAAATATTGCTGTGAATAATCCAGATGGGGAAGGAATGAATGATAAGAACTATGAACATCCTAAAGATAGGGCTCACTTGCAAGAGCAGCCATCCATGGGAAAGAGCTCTGTTCTTATTCTACCCCAAAGGATGCGCCAACGACTTCAGGCAGCCAAACTTTTGGATCGTGGTTCAAAGACAAATGCTGAACAGATTGTTGCAGAAGATGTCTCTGTCTTTCATAACGCAGGCAGCAATATTCAAGGGATGCAATCTGAGTGCAATAATGATATGAAGGTTCCAGCAAGAAAAAGGGTTCATTTCTCAGAAATCGAAGTTGATTTTCTGAAAAACAAGGAGCTCACCACACGACAATCTTCCCACAAAAAAT ccTCTGCGTCGAGACCAGGCAAAAGGTGTAAACCAGATGCTCAAATTGAAGATGGTAAAAGGGGCTCAACAATGCACTTCAGGCATCAGAAGGGTTTTTTATTTCAGGATATAAAATTTCTGCTTACAGGATTTTCAAGAGCGAAGGAAAAGGAATTTGAAGGATTGATCTGGAAATATGGTGGTATTGTTCTGGTTGATGTTCCATCTCCTTCGAACAGGGGAAAGAGATGTTCAAGGCATAAGTTCCAGCAGCTTCCTATCATTCTATGCCCAAAGAAG CTTCAAACAACCAAATTCCTGTATGCATGTGCGGTGAATTCATTAATTCTAAAAGATAAGTGGCTTACTGATTCAGTCACAGCTGGTTCTGTGTTATCACCTGAAAA ATACATAGTTCTATCGAATCAATCAGAAACTACGCTTACAAGAATTGGGAAGCCTGTACGTCATGATAACAGTGGCTATATTTTTGATGGAGTAGGAGTTATGCTTCATGGGAAGCCACATTTCTGCACCAAATTTGCAAAAGTAATCCAG
- the LOC121207630 gene encoding uncharacterized protein isoform X3 translates to MGSLGFRPPQFSEELAWLPACLQRITDSSEQPRSPSHQQFKDFSCIQGEDSELLLSKEDIRCNSFCLILSGEDNSPISSFPSSKDVLHFRLNLSSDGDSQYYQSQLFSAACTQHGSKNVLQLPQIEIPAGEKNDSVQSEHGACGVNALPMISIPRDVENVGEKTALIQNEDSACGVNALPIISIPRDVENVGEKTALIQNEDSACGVNALPIISTQRDVENVGEKTALIQNEESACGVNALPITSNPRDVENVGEKTTLIQTKDSSCAVNALPMISISRYVENFGGQSSNHANDGSEHSIEKVTVRNLKNTDIKDAVELSIAASEALVIHELVKSDSGAEALPTAAVLEAALQVKQARLESSEDAFDCPTETSDEMDFLSDLDDLTMADAFEDVGLSFSCFSNQHAYGSDVSLVKDTPVSEDCFRSGNRTENAEHFSPQNKPSDYPTSCSKNSDPILHEMVEEISHVSATSERVVFSKVDASLQSQADLHCSDLCDLKNAAGESNASPFVTDGFRSRWLGGWTGKKEADPEQLKPKTKNITKCFAAETSFFSESADVAPDENSLVRKCANERSNIASDQSIHFEGLPEGIMVSEDVRSSYPSLVDPLCSIVPCSISSENAGTALGQNGNSGEGSARNCPFSSVGPQNENMHIESIFETRQDLPEFDGEYSASKVRRQLTSLKIYSKVLPENDSILGSPRPCVNQLTSLHLRDKNSGIRFCDKRNSEMSLAQSSKPECTIGRDAEENIAVNNPDGEGMNDKNYEHPKDRAHLQEQPSMGKSSVLILPQRMRQRLQAAKLLDRGSKTNAEQIVAEDVSVFHNAGSNIQGMQSECNNDMKVPARKRVHFSEIEVDFLKNKELTTRQSSHKKSSASRPGKRCKPDAQIEDGKRGSTMHFRHQKGFLFQDIKFLLTGFSRAKEKEFEGLIWKYGGIVLVDVPSPSNRGKRCSRHKFQQLPIILCPKKIHSSIESIRNYAYKNWEACTS, encoded by the exons ATGGGAAGCTTAGGGTTTCGTCCTCCTCAATTTTCCGAG GAATTGGCTTGGCTTCCAGCTTGTCTTCAACGAATCACAGATTCCTCAGAGCAGCCCAGAAGCCCTTCTCACCAACAATTTAAG GACTTTTCATGTATACAAGGAGAAGATTCAGAATTGCTGCTGTCAAAGGAAGATATTCGATGTAATAGTTTTTGTTTAATCTTATCAGGAGAAGACAATTCGCCAATTAgttcttttccttcttccaaggAT GTGCTTCATTTCCGTCTAAATCTGTCATCAGATGGTGATTCACAGTACTACCAAAGTCAACTTTTTAGTGCAGCTTGCACTCAGCATGGCTCTAAAAATGTTTTGCAATTACCACAAATTGAAATACCAGCTGGAGAAAAGAATGACTCGGTACAAAGTGAACATGGTGCTTGTGGGGTAAATGCTTTGCCTATGATTTCCATCCCAAGAGATGTGGAGAATGTTGGAGAAAAGACTGCGCTGATACAAAATGAAGATAGTGCTTGTGGGGTAAATGCTTTGCCTATAATTTCCATCCCAAGAGATGTGGAGAATGTTGGAGAAAAGACTGCCCTGATACAAAATGAAGATAGCGCTTGTGGGGTCAATGCTTTGCCTATAATTTCCACCCAAAGAGATGTGGAGAATGTTGGAGAAAAGACTGCCCTGATACAAAATGAAGAGAGTGCTTGTGGGGTAAATGCTTTGCCTATAACTTCCAACCCGAGAGATGTGGAGAATGTTGGAGAAAAGACTACCTTGATACAAACTAAAGATAGTTCTTGTGCAGTAAATGCCTTGCCTATGATTTCCATCTCAAGATATGTAGAGAATTTTGGTGGACAATCATCAAATCACGCTAATGATGGCAGTGAGCATTCCATAGAAAAAGTCACTGTCAGAAACCTCAAAAATACTGATATTAAAGATGCAGTTGAACTCTCTATTGCCGCATCAGAAGCTTTAGTAATACATGAATTAGTGAAGAGTGACTCAGGTGCAGAAGCTTTGCCTACAGCAGCAGTACTTGAAGCTGCCCTTCAGGTTAAGCAAGCACGTCTGGAGAGCTCAGAAGACGCATTTGATTGCCCAACTGAGACAAGTGATGAGATGGACTTTCTTTCAGACTTGGATGATTTAACCATGGCCGATGCATTTGAAGATGTTGGATTATCTTTTAGCTGCTTTAGTAATCAGCATGCTTATGGTTCAGATGTATCTTTAGTCAAAGACACTCCTGTATCTGAAGATTGTTTCAGGAGTGGGAATAGAACTGAAAATGCAGAACACTTTTCTCCTCAAAATAAACCTTCTGATTATCCAACTTCTTGCTCAAAAAACTCTGATCCAATTTTGCATGAGATGGTCGAGGAGATTTCACATGTTTCAGCAACTTCAGAG AGAGTTGTCTTTTCAAAAGTGGATGCTTCTCTTCAATCTCAGGCTGATTTGCATTGTTCTGATTTATGTGATCTGAAGAATGCTG CAGGGGAAAGTAATGCAAGTCCATTTGTCACCGATGGATTCAGAAGTCGTTGGTTAGGTGGTTGGACAGGGAAG AAGGAAGCTGATCCTGAACAGCTgaaaccaaaaaccaaaaatatCACTAAGTGTTTTGCTGCTGAGACTAGTTTCTTCTCTGAATCTGCTGATGTTGCACCTGATGAAAACTCATTAGTGAGGAAGTGTGCAAACGAGAGATCTAACATAGCTTCGGATCAAAGCATACACTTTGAGGGTTTACCTGAGGGCATTATGGTTTCTGAAGATGTGAGATCCTCTTATCCATCCTTGGTGGATCCTCTTTGTTCCATTGTTCCTTGCAGTATTTCTTCAGAAAATGCTGGTACTGCATTAGGTCAGAATGGAAATTCTGGAGAAGGTAGTGCGAGAAATTGTCCATTCTCCTCAGTAGGACCTCAGAATGAGAATATGCATATAGAATCTATATTTGAGACCAGGCAAGATCTGCCCGAATTTGATGGTGAATATTCTGCATCAAAAGTTCGGAGGCAGTTGACCTCACTTAAAATATATAGTAAAGTTTTGCCTGAAAATGATTCTATTTTGGGAAGTCCAAGACCTTGTGTTAATCAATTGACCTCTTTACACTTGAGAGACAAAAACAGTGGAATTAGATTTTGTGataaaagaaattctgagatgtcCTTGGCTCAAAGCTCCAAACCTGAGTGTACAATTGGTCGAGATGCTGAAGAAAATATTGCTGTGAATAATCCAGATGGGGAAGGAATGAATGATAAGAACTATGAACATCCTAAAGATAGGGCTCACTTGCAAGAGCAGCCATCCATGGGAAAGAGCTCTGTTCTTATTCTACCCCAAAGGATGCGCCAACGACTTCAGGCAGCCAAACTTTTGGATCGTGGTTCAAAGACAAATGCTGAACAGATTGTTGCAGAAGATGTCTCTGTCTTTCATAACGCAGGCAGCAATATTCAAGGGATGCAATCTGAGTGCAATAATGATATGAAGGTTCCAGCAAGAAAAAGGGTTCATTTCTCAGAAATCGAAGTTGATTTTCTGAAAAACAAGGAGCTCACCACACGACAATCTTCCCACAAAAAAT ccTCTGCGTCGAGACCAGGCAAAAGGTGTAAACCAGATGCTCAAATTGAAGATGGTAAAAGGGGCTCAACAATGCACTTCAGGCATCAGAAGGGTTTTTTATTTCAGGATATAAAATTTCTGCTTACAGGATTTTCAAGAGCGAAGGAAAAGGAATTTGAAGGATTGATCTGGAAATATGGTGGTATTGTTCTGGTTGATGTTCCATCTCCTTCGAACAGGGGAAAGAGATGTTCAAGGCATAAGTTCCAGCAGCTTCCTATCATTCTATGCCCAAAGAAG ATACATAGTTCTATCGAATCAATCAGAAACTACGCTTACAAGAATTGGGAAGCCTGTACGTCATGA